The stretch of DNA TCTGAAGGATGCTGAAGAAGGGCGACTGCATTCTGCTGAAGAGGTGAGGAAAAAACTCGGCCTGTGAAATGTCCCAACTTATTATTCATAACGTTTCATTTACGGACACGTATATCGAGTCACTCAGTGCTATAAAAAAGCACGGGAAAAATATTGCCCTTGCTATACAAGAAGCGGCTGAAGGACTTTGTCTTTATCCTGAGAAAAAGGGTTATCCTCTTACTAGGCAGTTGGCTGGGCTCTGGAGCAAGCGAGTATATCGTCAAAGGTATCGGTTAATTTATCAAATTAATGATGACACGGCGCCGCCATCGGTCGAGGTGCTGTTCGCAGGAATTCGCAAGGAAGGAAGTAAGGCGGATGTTTACGATCGAGCAAAAAAGGTTCTGACTAAAGTCCGCAACTAAACGATCTGACGCCGATGCGTCAAATTCACGTTTTTTCTATTTCCCCGTCCCAGTGCGTTTGAAGAAATGTTTTGAATCACCCCACTGATCCCAGCCGACTGTTTCGCCGATGGAATGGATGCGCTTTTCGAGGCAACCCCTGCACATGTCCGCGTCCTCGCCAACGCAGGGTTTGTCTTCGTAGAGCAGGTAGTCCCCACGGTACTCCTGCGGCGTGAGGTTCGGCATCACGATGTTGGCGCCGGCCAAGAGCCCCAGCTCGCGGCCCCTGGGATCGAGCGACTGGAGCGCTGTGGCTGCCGCGATGTTGACGTCCTTGAGCGCAAGCCTCGTGACTGCGATCATCTTGAGGGCGAGCGAGAGTCGCCGTTTTTTCTCCTCCTCGGTGTTCACCGCCTCTCTTCCGAGAGGGGTCTCGCCGTGGACCACGTACGGCCCCATTCCGATCATGTCGATGTCCATGTCCTTGAAGAAGAGTATGTCGCGGCTGAGGTGGGCAGCGCTCTGCCCGGGCAGTCCTATCATCACCCCGGTCCCCACTTGGTAGCCGGCGCGCCGGAGCATCTTCAGGCATTCGATCCTGCGATCGAAGTCCTGGGTCGCAGGGTGAAGCGTCTCGAAGAGCGCCCTGTCGGATGTCTCAATGCGCAATAGATACCGGTGCGCCCCTGATTCGAACCAGCGCCTGTATGTCTCCTTTGTCTGCTCGCCGCAGGAGAGGGTGATGCCGAGCTTTCCATCCGAGAGTTTCTTTATATCCCTCGTCAGCCGGTCCACCATCTCCACGAATTCAGGGTCGCATCGCTCGCCCGACTGCAGCACCACTGAGCCGTAGCGATTGTCGAGGGCGAATCTGGCGCAGGCCAGGATCTCCTCGCCGGACATGGTGTAGCGCCTCATCGAGTGGTCGCGGCGGATGCCGCAATAGAAGCAGTTCCTGGAACAGACGTTGGAGAACTCGATGAGCCCCCTGAAATACACGACCGCGCCTGCGCGCGTTCTCTTCACCTCATATGCGGCTTTGAAGAGTTCCTGTATCTGAGAGGGGTCCTTGAGGGATAAGAGTTCTTCGATCGCGCCTGTATCCGCGGACTCCGAGTCCTTGATTTTTGCTATGGACGATGAGATGCCCATGCCGGTTGATCTACTCCTTCAGCACGAGCTCTTTTGCCGCCCGGACTTCGTCGAGCCTGCGCCTGAACGGGCGGTAGGGGGCGTTCTTCACGAGATCCGGATCCTGTTCGCATTCCTTTGCGATGGAGAGCATCGCGTCGCAGAAGCTGTCGAGCAGTTCCTTTGACTCGGTCTCGGTGGGCTCGATCATGATGGCGCCGTGGACGATGAGCGGGAAATATACCGTGGGTGGATGGAAGCCGTAGTCCATGAGCCTCTTTGCGATGTCCAGG from bacterium encodes:
- the hydE gene encoding [FeFe] hydrogenase H-cluster radical SAM maturase HydE, whose amino-acid sequence is MGISSSIAKIKDSESADTGAIEELLSLKDPSQIQELFKAAYEVKRTRAGAVVYFRGLIEFSNVCSRNCFYCGIRRDHSMRRYTMSGEEILACARFALDNRYGSVVLQSGERCDPEFVEMVDRLTRDIKKLSDGKLGITLSCGEQTKETYRRWFESGAHRYLLRIETSDRALFETLHPATQDFDRRIECLKMLRRAGYQVGTGVMIGLPGQSAAHLSRDILFFKDMDIDMIGMGPYVVHGETPLGREAVNTEEEKKRRLSLALKMIAVTRLALKDVNIAAATALQSLDPRGRELGLLAGANIVMPNLTPQEYRGDYLLYEDKPCVGEDADMCRGCLEKRIHSIGETVGWDQWGDSKHFFKRTGTGK